One genomic region from Bacillota bacterium encodes:
- the spoVG gene encoding septation regulator SpoVG, which produces MEVTDVRIRKVLGEGKMKAIVSVTLDDAFVVHDIKIVEGQNGLFVAMPSRRTPTGEFRDVAHPINASARARIQDAVLEAYEQRDAVEF; this is translated from the coding sequence GTGGAGGTCACTGACGTCCGGATACGCAAAGTCTTGGGCGAGGGTAAAATGAAGGCGATTGTGTCGGTCACCCTGGACGACGCTTTCGTGGTGCACGACATCAAAATCGTCGAGGGCCAGAATGGACTGTTTGTGGCGATGCCCAGCCGCAGGACCCCCACCGGTGAGTTCCGGGACGTCGCCCACCCGATTAACGCCTCCGCGCGCGCCCGCATCCAGGATGCAGTACTGGAAGCCTACGAGCAGCGGGATGCCGTTGAATTCTAA
- a CDS encoding selenium metabolism-associated LysR family transcriptional regulator: MNLSYLETFVMVAKHKSFSRAAKALSLTQPAVSKHISLLEVHYGTKLVDRTSRRVELTDAGIVLYHFAGRIISTMERAKEEIASFSEEVKGRLNIGASTIPGHYILPRTLSEFKKEYPLVNVSLEVSNTGKVINRLREESIQVGVIGAPVNSPEINCTEFTSDEVVLILPADHPLAERKELITNDLIGEKVVVRENDSGTRRIVEEKLAAAGVPFDSLQVAGEFGSTEAVLAGVEAGLGASFVSRWAAEKAATEGRVVVRILQDLCFSRSLYLIYPRDKSLSRPTRAFLSFIK, encoded by the coding sequence GTGAATCTAAGCTACCTCGAAACCTTTGTTATGGTCGCCAAACACAAGAGCTTCTCAAGGGCCGCCAAGGCCTTGAGCCTTACCCAACCCGCGGTGAGCAAGCACATTTCCCTGCTCGAGGTCCACTACGGCACCAAACTGGTCGACCGCACCAGCCGGCGCGTCGAACTGACCGACGCCGGCATTGTGCTCTACCATTTTGCCGGCCGGATCATCTCGACCATGGAGCGCGCGAAGGAGGAAATCGCCTCCTTTTCCGAAGAGGTCAAGGGCCGGTTGAACATCGGGGCGAGCACCATCCCCGGGCATTACATCCTGCCCCGCACACTCAGCGAATTCAAAAAAGAGTACCCCCTGGTGAACGTTTCCCTGGAAGTGAGCAATACCGGCAAGGTAATCAACCGGCTCCGGGAGGAATCCATCCAGGTCGGGGTCATCGGCGCCCCCGTGAACAGCCCCGAGATCAACTGTACCGAGTTCACCAGCGACGAAGTGGTTCTGATCTTGCCGGCCGACCACCCGCTGGCCGAACGCAAGGAGCTGATCACCAACGACCTTATCGGCGAAAAGGTCGTGGTGCGGGAAAACGACTCGGGCACCCGGCGCATCGTGGAGGAGAAACTGGCCGCAGCCGGCGTTCCGTTCGACAGCCTGCAGGTGGCAGGGGAATTCGGCAGCACCGAAGCCGTGCTGGCCGGCGTGGAGGCGGGACTGGGAGCTTCCTTCGTCTCCCGCTGGGCCGCGGAAAAAGCGGCGACCGAAGGCCGGGTCGTGGTCCGCATACTACAAGATTTGTGCTTCTCGCGCAGCCTGTATCTCATCTACCCCCGGGACAAGAGCCTCTCCAGACCCACCCGTGCTTTTCTTTCATTCATCAAGTAG
- the yedE gene encoding YedE family putative selenium transporter, which yields MGLLFNVKGKGLVTLTGLTIGALAIALMVAGNPKNMGLCIACFLRDIAGALGLHSAAPVQYVRPEIIGIALGAFAAALATGSYRAMGGSSALTRFVLGFIGMIGFLVFLGCPLRMLLRMSAGDLNAWLALPGFAAGIAAGVWFINRGFTLGRATRQNNTHGYVFPTMMAALLALLVLGFPLLRASTEGPGSMHAPLLLSLGAGLLVGALAQRTRFCLVGPIRDLIMFRDPYLMFGMAGLFLAALVGNLIIGNFSAGFAGQPVAHTDGLWNFLGMALAGLCFTLVAGCPLRQLVSAAEGNTDSAVTILGVLVGAAFAHNFGLAASPAGASVNGQYAVGAGLILTLGIGFALSGARILAKGKVTESA from the coding sequence GTGGGGCTGTTGTTCAACGTCAAGGGGAAGGGGCTCGTAACCCTGACCGGCCTGACAATCGGCGCGCTCGCCATCGCGTTGATGGTTGCCGGTAATCCCAAAAACATGGGCCTTTGCATCGCCTGTTTCTTGCGGGACATCGCCGGCGCGCTCGGGCTGCACAGTGCGGCACCCGTCCAGTACGTCCGCCCGGAAATCATCGGGATTGCCCTGGGCGCTTTCGCGGCCGCCCTGGCCACCGGTTCCTACCGCGCCATGGGCGGATCGAGCGCCCTGACCAGGTTTGTCCTGGGCTTCATCGGCATGATCGGCTTTTTAGTCTTTCTCGGCTGCCCTCTGCGCATGCTCCTCAGGATGTCCGCCGGAGACCTCAATGCCTGGCTGGCCCTGCCCGGCTTCGCCGCGGGCATCGCCGCCGGCGTCTGGTTCATCAACCGCGGCTTTACGCTGGGAAGAGCCACGCGTCAGAACAACACCCACGGCTACGTATTCCCGACGATGATGGCGGCCCTGCTGGCCCTGTTGGTGTTGGGCTTCCCGCTCCTGCGCGCCAGCACGGAGGGTCCGGGGTCTATGCACGCCCCGCTCTTGCTTTCGCTGGGGGCCGGCCTCCTGGTCGGGGCACTGGCTCAGCGCACGCGTTTTTGCCTGGTCGGCCCGATCCGCGACCTGATTATGTTCCGCGACCCCTACCTGATGTTCGGGATGGCCGGCCTGTTTCTGGCCGCGCTGGTCGGCAACCTGATCATCGGGAACTTCAGCGCCGGCTTTGCCGGCCAGCCGGTCGCCCACACCGACGGCCTGTGGAACTTCCTGGGGATGGCCCTGGCGGGTCTATGCTTCACCCTGGTTGCCGGGTGCCCGCTGCGCCAGCTGGTTTCCGCCGCCGAGGGGAACACCGACTCGGCGGTCACCATTCTGGGCGTGCTGGTCGGGGCGGCCTTCGCCCACAACTTCGGCCTCGCCGCCAGCCCGGCGGGCGCTTCCGTAAACGGGCAGTACGCCGTGGGCGCCGGATTGATCTTGACCTTGGGCATCGGCTTCGCCCTGTCCGGCGCCCGGATCCTGGCGAAAGGAAAGGTGACGGAAAGTGCCTGA
- a CDS encoding sulfurtransferase TusA family protein, which translates to MPDVDVCGLVCPEPVLLVKRRIDALGEGAITVLADSEAARENIKRLATGKGWAVRIEEQDDKYLLTLTK; encoded by the coding sequence GTGCCTGATGTCGACGTCTGCGGTCTGGTGTGCCCCGAACCCGTGCTGCTGGTCAAGCGGCGGATCGACGCCTTGGGGGAAGGCGCGATCACCGTGCTGGCCGATTCGGAGGCGGCCCGGGAAAACATCAAGCGCCTGGCCACGGGCAAGGGCTGGGCGGTACGGATCGAGGAGCAGGATGACAAGTACCTGCTTACCCTGACGAAATAG
- a CDS encoding nucleotidyltransferase family protein yields the protein MIDCLLLAGSPNTGPLQEVSPVEHEALIPIGDACMVEYVIKALRASGCVGRIVAVGPEAIRRLPGAAGVEVFEPAGGLMENVAAGLERFEAPENVLVATADIPLLTPEAVRDFVRRCGDRRADIYYPVVRDEVVEKRYPGGRRTYVRLSDGRFTGGNLVLFRPAVFDRCRAKAQEFALHRKNPLKLAAIVGPVFVLRFLARRLSLADAEKRVTSLFGVTGRAIVSGYPELAVDVDKPEDYALVCALGPFSRTN from the coding sequence GTGATTGACTGTCTCTTGCTGGCGGGCAGTCCGAACACCGGGCCGCTCCAGGAGGTCAGCCCGGTGGAGCACGAAGCGCTCATTCCGATTGGGGACGCGTGCATGGTGGAATACGTGATCAAGGCGCTGCGTGCGTCCGGCTGTGTGGGCCGGATAGTGGCGGTGGGGCCGGAAGCGATCCGGCGTTTGCCCGGAGCCGCCGGGGTGGAAGTGTTCGAACCGGCGGGCGGATTGATGGAGAACGTGGCTGCCGGTCTCGAGCGCTTCGAGGCCCCCGAAAACGTGCTGGTGGCTACGGCCGACATCCCGCTTTTGACCCCGGAAGCCGTCCGGGATTTTGTGCGGCGCTGCGGTGACCGGCGGGCGGACATCTACTACCCGGTGGTCCGGGACGAGGTGGTTGAAAAGCGCTACCCCGGGGGGCGGCGCACGTACGTGCGGTTGTCGGACGGCCGCTTCACCGGGGGGAATCTGGTTTTGTTCCGCCCGGCGGTGTTCGACCGCTGCCGGGCAAAAGCCCAGGAGTTCGCATTGCACCGGAAAAACCCGCTTAAACTGGCCGCCATCGTCGGGCCGGTCTTCGTTCTGCGTTTCCTTGCGCGCCGCTTAAGCCTGGCCGATGCCGAAAAGAGAGTCACCAGCCTGTTTGGGGTGACCGGGCGGGCGATTGTCTCGGGATACCCGGAACTGGCCGTGGACGTAGACAAGCCCGAAGACTACGCCCTGGTCTGCGCCTTGGGCCCCTTCAGCCGCACTAACTAA
- a CDS encoding GntR family transcriptional regulator, whose amino-acid sequence MEGQRRLLPVKLDSYKPLREVVFESLREAIIQGILRPGERMMELQLADELGVSRTPVREAIRKLELEGFVVMVPRKGAYVAGITDKDIIDVFEVRAALESLAAGLAAERITEEEMEKLERSMVQISEIATSADIHALVHEDTQFHEIIYRASRNQRLTLILTNLQDVIQRFRLTTLSRPGRTREALEEHRQLVEAISERNAELAQRLAWEHIENAENSLLCALRDENRD is encoded by the coding sequence ATGGAGGGGCAAAGACGCTTACTTCCGGTGAAGCTCGACTCCTACAAGCCGCTCAGGGAGGTGGTTTTTGAGTCGTTGCGGGAAGCGATCATCCAGGGGATTTTAAGGCCCGGCGAAAGGATGATGGAGCTGCAGTTGGCCGACGAACTGGGGGTGAGCCGCACCCCGGTGCGGGAAGCCATCCGCAAGCTGGAACTCGAGGGTTTCGTGGTGATGGTCCCGCGCAAAGGGGCGTATGTGGCCGGGATCACCGACAAGGACATCATTGACGTGTTCGAGGTGCGGGCGGCCCTGGAGTCGTTGGCGGCGGGACTGGCCGCCGAGCGGATCACCGAAGAGGAGATGGAAAAGCTCGAACGCTCAATGGTCCAAATTTCGGAAATCGCCACCAGCGCCGACATCCACGCCTTGGTGCACGAAGACACCCAGTTCCACGAAATAATCTACCGCGCCAGCCGCAACCAGCGCCTGACCCTGATTCTGACCAACCTGCAGGATGTGATTCAGCGGTTTAGGCTCACCACCCTGTCGCGCCCCGGGAGGACCCGGGAGGCGCTGGAGGAGCACCGGCAACTGGTGGAGGCCATTTCGGAACGGAACGCCGAGTTGGCGCAGCGGCTGGCCTGGGAACACATCGAAAACGCCGAGAACAGCCTGTTGTGCGCGCTTCGGGATGAGAACCGTGATTGA
- the ispE gene encoding 4-(cytidine 5'-diphospho)-2-C-methyl-D-erythritol kinase, translating into MRLLAHAKINLALAVGNLRPDGYHEVETVLQKLELHDRLELRRAEELTLYTDSAEVPQGPGNLAWKAAALLRERCHCRAGAEMRLHKSIPVAAGLGGGSADAAAALAGLNELWDLNLDLETLIGLAAELGSDVPFFLVGPTALARGRGEILTPLPPAPEMGVVLVTPAFGVRAAQAYARFDRLPGGARPDLSPLLRALADKDRHAVAGRLFNGLEAAVFDLYPEVKKLKELLGGETGVLGALMSGSGPTVFGLTADVERAGAVAAGLRSRGLLARATRTLTAALNDR; encoded by the coding sequence ATGCGTCTTTTGGCCCACGCCAAGATCAACCTGGCGCTGGCCGTCGGCAACCTGCGCCCGGACGGCTACCACGAAGTGGAAACCGTGCTGCAAAAACTCGAACTGCACGACCGGCTGGAGTTGCGGCGGGCGGAAGAACTCACCCTGTACACCGACAGCGCGGAGGTGCCGCAGGGCCCCGGAAACCTGGCCTGGAAGGCGGCCGCGCTGCTGCGGGAACGTTGCCACTGCCGGGCCGGGGCCGAGATGCGGCTGCATAAGTCCATCCCGGTGGCCGCCGGACTGGGCGGCGGTTCGGCGGACGCGGCGGCCGCCCTGGCGGGATTGAACGAACTCTGGGACCTCAACCTGGACCTTGAAACTTTGATCGGCCTCGCGGCCGAACTCGGTTCGGATGTGCCTTTCTTCCTGGTTGGGCCGACCGCCTTAGCCCGGGGACGGGGGGAGATTCTTACCCCGCTGCCGCCGGCTCCGGAGATGGGGGTGGTGCTGGTGACGCCGGCCTTCGGCGTCCGGGCGGCCCAAGCCTATGCGCGTTTCGACCGTCTTCCCGGCGGGGCCCGCCCGGACCTGAGTCCGTTGCTCCGGGCCCTGGCCGATAAAGACCGGCACGCTGTGGCCGGGAGACTGTTCAATGGACTGGAGGCGGCCGTGTTCGACCTTTACCCCGAAGTCAAAAAGCTTAAAGAACTGCTCGGTGGGGAGACGGGGGTGCTGGGAGCGTTGATGTCCGGCAGCGGCCCGACGGTGTTCGGGCTGACCGCGGACGTGGAGCGGGCCGGGGCCGTAGCCGCCGGGCTTCGCTCCCGGGGGCTTTTGGCGAGGGCGACCAGAACGCTGACGGCCGCATTAAATGACCGGTAA
- a CDS encoding ZIP family metal transporter, whose translation MAYWASTLAGACTLLGALLVLALGEPRRPTLAAVLGLAGGIMVGVTVLDLIPAALKLGRPETVFLGILLGILSLALLDNALSSLVGPSRSGFLKTGLLVGLGIGLHDLPEGMALAAGFTGTTNLGLFLALTIGLHNIPEGMATAVPLRAAGVSRRLIIPAVAALSLVTPLGTFIGFGLVQVSALALGLLMAFAAGAMLYISLFELTPRAVSLGFKPALAGAAAGAALVWWAGLLF comes from the coding sequence ATGGCCTATTGGGCAAGCACCCTCGCCGGGGCTTGCACCCTGTTGGGCGCCCTCCTGGTCCTGGCCCTGGGTGAGCCGCGCCGCCCAACCCTGGCCGCGGTATTGGGCCTGGCCGGCGGCATTATGGTAGGAGTGACGGTGTTGGACCTGATTCCCGCCGCCCTGAAACTGGGCCGGCCTGAAACCGTCTTTTTGGGAATCTTGCTCGGAATTCTGTCACTCGCGCTGTTGGACAACGCGCTGTCCTCCCTGGTCGGCCCCTCGCGGTCCGGGTTTCTCAAGACGGGTTTGCTGGTCGGCCTGGGCATCGGGTTGCACGACCTGCCGGAAGGCATGGCCCTCGCCGCCGGTTTTACCGGCACCACAAACCTGGGGCTCTTTTTGGCCCTGACCATCGGCCTCCACAACATTCCGGAGGGCATGGCCACCGCTGTCCCCCTAAGGGCCGCCGGCGTTTCCCGGCGGCTCATTATCCCGGCGGTCGCCGCCTTGAGCCTGGTCACACCCCTGGGCACCTTCATCGGGTTCGGACTGGTCCAGGTCAGCGCCCTCGCCCTGGGTCTGCTTATGGCTTTCGCCGCCGGCGCCATGCTCTACATTTCCCTTTTTGAACTCACACCCCGTGCCGTATCCTTGGGCTTCAAACCGGCCCTCGCCGGCGCGGCCGCCGGCGCCGCGCTCGTCTGGTGGGCCGGGTTACTCTTTTAG
- a CDS encoding DMT family transporter — translation MHFKLVPMMIAAAAGVTMAFQGAINAALGKIVGLLEATFVVHLVGLVFVSLLLFGLRLGDGSLLKAGDAPWYLYLGGVLGVAIIYAVVRSIPEVGVAPATTAIIVGQILTAAAIDHTGLFGLKQLSFTWYRSVGVFLLAGGAFLLLKE, via the coding sequence TTGCATTTTAAGCTCGTGCCCATGATGATCGCCGCCGCGGCCGGGGTGACCATGGCTTTCCAGGGCGCCATCAACGCGGCCCTGGGGAAAATCGTGGGCCTGTTGGAGGCGACGTTCGTCGTCCATCTGGTCGGTCTGGTCTTTGTGAGTTTATTGCTGTTCGGACTGCGGTTGGGAGACGGTTCGCTGCTCAAGGCCGGCGATGCGCCCTGGTACTTGTACCTGGGGGGCGTCCTGGGCGTGGCCATCATCTACGCGGTCGTCCGCAGCATTCCTGAAGTCGGGGTGGCCCCGGCGACCACCGCGATCATTGTGGGTCAGATCCTGACCGCGGCCGCGATCGACCATACGGGGCTCTTCGGCCTGAAGCAGCTTTCTTTCACATGGTACCGCTCTGTCGGGGTTTTCCTGTTGGCGGGGGGGGCTTTTCTGCTCCTAAAAGAGTAA
- a CDS encoding SPOCS domain-containing protein: MSQHELKVRIVCQEETVRQVIGEQTVQTVVRGKITIPKQKPKAEQILAVRARVEEQEMEIIPDKVIVQGKIVFNVTYVADFPTQPVHHVRGQIEFAESLHIPGVRPGMDVVKQITIEKVKADVDPKDPQQIIVTVILRIFVKVTEAEPKQLLIDLPGAERKFVKDEVRLDIVKAVGKRQVVVSDQVDIQQLFQGKKPCPKEVIDTIADVTITKKEIIQDKVIVEGVLTVQVIYVADWPTQPVHHAHVEIPFTQFVEVRGARPGDMVNVHVQIEDVSARVKHECEISITAVLALQAFVMEQIRKRVVVKIEDDLLACLLEAQAIRQVTLFLDQILNERDQVQITLREIVTIPQPKPDAEKVLEAFVTDVTVTETEVIANKVIVRGVVTVKITYVRDAPDQQVHAFQAEIPFTAFIEVPGAQPGAAVNVMAEAEFVSVSLDDKRRIVVKLVLKVTARVTDIVQKKLYECLRPGAEIVCPIAPPVEPKVPEKKPVPEPKPPTPPGRTYVIQAGDTFFRLAQRFGTTVQAIQAVNPGVDPNRLQIGQVINLP; encoded by the coding sequence TTGAGCCAACATGAACTTAAGGTCCGGATCGTCTGCCAGGAAGAGACTGTGCGGCAGGTCATCGGGGAACAGACGGTACAGACCGTGGTCCGCGGCAAGATCACCATTCCCAAGCAGAAGCCGAAGGCCGAACAGATACTGGCCGTCCGGGCCCGCGTCGAGGAACAAGAGATGGAAATCATCCCCGACAAGGTCATCGTCCAGGGGAAAATCGTCTTCAACGTGACTTATGTCGCCGACTTTCCGACCCAGCCGGTCCACCACGTGCGCGGCCAGATCGAATTTGCGGAATCCCTGCACATCCCCGGCGTGCGGCCGGGAATGGACGTGGTGAAACAGATTACCATCGAAAAGGTCAAGGCCGACGTGGATCCCAAGGACCCGCAGCAGATCATCGTCACCGTGATTCTGCGCATCTTCGTCAAGGTCACCGAGGCCGAACCGAAGCAGTTGCTGATCGATCTGCCCGGCGCCGAGCGGAAGTTCGTCAAGGATGAAGTGCGACTGGACATCGTCAAGGCCGTCGGGAAAAGACAGGTGGTGGTGAGCGACCAGGTCGACATTCAGCAGTTGTTCCAGGGGAAGAAACCCTGCCCCAAAGAAGTGATCGACACCATTGCCGACGTCACGATCACCAAGAAAGAGATTATTCAGGATAAGGTGATCGTGGAAGGTGTCCTGACCGTGCAGGTCATCTACGTGGCCGATTGGCCCACCCAACCGGTGCACCACGCCCACGTGGAGATTCCCTTCACCCAGTTTGTCGAAGTGCGCGGGGCCCGTCCCGGGGACATGGTGAACGTGCATGTGCAGATCGAAGACGTCAGCGCCCGGGTCAAGCACGAGTGCGAGATCTCGATCACGGCCGTCTTAGCGCTGCAGGCGTTCGTGATGGAGCAGATCAGGAAGCGGGTCGTGGTGAAGATCGAAGACGATCTGCTGGCTTGTCTCCTCGAAGCGCAGGCCATCCGGCAGGTCACCCTGTTCCTGGACCAGATCCTGAACGAGAGGGACCAGGTGCAGATTACCCTGCGCGAGATCGTCACCATTCCCCAGCCGAAGCCGGACGCTGAAAAGGTGCTGGAGGCCTTTGTGACCGACGTCACGGTGACCGAGACCGAGGTCATCGCCAACAAGGTGATCGTCCGAGGCGTGGTGACCGTGAAGATCACCTACGTACGGGATGCGCCGGACCAGCAGGTGCACGCCTTCCAGGCCGAGATCCCGTTCACCGCCTTCATCGAAGTGCCCGGGGCCCAACCCGGCGCGGCGGTGAATGTGATGGCCGAAGCCGAGTTTGTCTCGGTGAGTCTGGATGATAAGCGCCGGATCGTGGTGAAGCTGGTTTTGAAGGTGACCGCGCGGGTGACCGACATTGTGCAGAAGAAGCTTTATGAATGCCTGCGGCCCGGGGCAGAGATCGTGTGCCCGATTGCGCCTCCGGTCGAGCCCAAGGTGCCCGAGAAGAAACCTGTACCCGAACCCAAGCCGCCCACCCCGCCGGGCAGGACCTACGTCATCCAGGCCGGAGACACCTTCTTCAGACTGGCCCAGCGTTTCGGCACCACGGTGCAGGCCATCCAGGCGGTAAACCCGGGCGTAGATCCAAACCGCCTGCAGATCGGTCAGGTTATCAACCTGCCTTAA
- a CDS encoding DUF3794 domain-containing protein: MIHKQKVKVVCQEEKVQQVIGEKAAQTVVRGVVTIPHPKPPAEQILTVRAQVEDKEIDVIPDKVIVQGKLVLNITYVADKATQPVHHVRGQLEFAESFHIPGARPGMDVVKQITVEKVKGELDPRDPRRIVVTVILRIFVKVVEIDKKQLLIDLLGAENRFKTKPVRLDVVKVMGARQVVVSDQFDVLRQFEGKKPCPEEVLDVISDVVIKNKETIPDKVIVEGVLIVQVIYVADWPTQPVHHAHFEIPFTAFVDLPGARPGDMVNVQVRIEDVTARVKDDCELLITAVLDVKARVVEQIKKKLVVKIDEDLLECLLFERAIRPVTLFIDQILNEEDMVQVTIREVVGIPQQKPDAQKILETIVTNVEVTETDVIPNKVIIRGVVTVKVVYVADRPDQPVHAFTVDIPFTTFVDVPGAVPDASVNVMVDAEFVQAAIDNSRRVAVKLVLRIVVRVADIVQKQVFECLRPGAVIECSPPPKPNLEPIE; the protein is encoded by the coding sequence ATGATCCATAAGCAAAAAGTCAAAGTCGTCTGTCAGGAAGAAAAGGTGCAGCAAGTCATCGGCGAAAAGGCCGCCCAGACAGTGGTGCGCGGCGTGGTGACCATCCCGCACCCCAAACCCCCGGCCGAGCAGATCCTGACCGTCAGGGCCCAGGTCGAGGACAAGGAAATCGACGTCATTCCCGACAAGGTCATCGTGCAGGGCAAACTGGTCCTCAACATCACCTACGTGGCCGACAAAGCGACCCAGCCGGTGCACCACGTGCGCGGTCAGCTTGAGTTCGCGGAATCGTTCCACATTCCGGGCGCCCGGCCGGGCATGGACGTGGTGAAGCAGATCACCGTCGAGAAGGTCAAAGGCGAACTCGACCCGCGCGATCCACGCCGGATTGTTGTGACCGTGATTCTGCGCATTTTCGTAAAAGTGGTTGAAATCGATAAGAAACAGCTGCTGATCGATCTTCTTGGCGCTGAGAACCGGTTCAAGACGAAGCCGGTAAGGCTGGATGTCGTTAAGGTCATGGGGGCTAGGCAGGTGGTGGTCAGCGACCAGTTCGACGTCCTGCGGCAGTTCGAGGGCAAGAAGCCCTGCCCCGAGGAAGTGCTCGACGTTATCAGCGACGTGGTGATCAAGAACAAGGAGACCATCCCGGACAAGGTCATCGTGGAGGGCGTTTTGATCGTCCAGGTGATCTACGTTGCCGACTGGCCCACCCAGCCGGTGCACCACGCCCACTTCGAGATCCCCTTCACCGCCTTTGTCGATCTGCCCGGCGCCCGGCCCGGAGATATGGTCAACGTCCAGGTGCGGATCGAGGACGTCACCGCCCGGGTCAAGGATGACTGTGAGCTCCTGATCACGGCCGTACTGGACGTGAAGGCCAGGGTCGTCGAACAGATCAAGAAGAAGCTCGTGGTGAAGATCGATGAGGATCTTCTGGAGTGCCTGCTGTTTGAGCGGGCGATTCGGCCGGTGACCCTGTTCATCGACCAGATCCTGAATGAAGAGGACATGGTCCAGGTCACCATCCGCGAGGTGGTCGGCATCCCGCAGCAGAAACCGGACGCCCAGAAGATCCTGGAGACCATCGTCACCAACGTCGAAGTGACCGAGACCGACGTGATTCCCAATAAGGTGATCATCCGGGGCGTGGTCACCGTCAAGGTGGTTTACGTGGCCGACAGGCCCGACCAGCCGGTCCACGCCTTCACCGTCGACATTCCGTTCACCACCTTTGTCGACGTGCCGGGCGCCGTGCCCGACGCGTCCGTGAACGTCATGGTCGACGCCGAGTTCGTGCAGGCGGCCATTGACAACAGCCGCCGCGTGGCCGTCAAGCTGGTGCTCCGGATCGTCGTCCGGGTGGCTGACATTGTGCAGAAACAGGTATTTGAGTGCCTGCGGCCCGGCGCCGTGATCGAGTGTTCGCCGCCGCCCAAACCGAACCTGGAGCCAATTGAATAG